From a region of the Brevibacterium siliguriense genome:
- a CDS encoding ABC transporter permease, with amino-acid sequence MARKDNGANDESPEPLVSKGTAGEDIDDLGVPVDDDVVEDETTAGDVIDDETAASAKKGPAGKASDAKDADESGATAGLDDVPFELAEDTPDPDELPETGLVSEFVDVGNRQAAWLVSNRESTTAMRSPYFLVTAAVIILGVLAAIISGIVADVQKDSGTPTMAMVGVGEQAQMYEQQLGVKITDAKDAPAAEKLVREGKVDAAFIQDPSGQGQPTIIALDKQPEALLEKLAPKTEATLLKTPAVDGAVATPLLWGMVALSLLVVATLGTALYQNLRLEKRNRITEIIAATIPPRASASGRITGMLTLVIVHLVAAAVVTELGLSLSGKTSLAFAMLPGLGWFALTLLLTAWSVFALLVWASTVVGSKARATFVTIIGVITVAGFFAPVIIGPSGTVAKVLSWTPFTSPLGIAGRSFAGQAAWWEGLVAAGIALVLAVILHALASGAYVRSVLSGGGRGGRTVKMSKRAQKVGAAASTPGSGAKDSPASAADDSDDSDEDAESAIDAKSTAASAKESDAKKSDVKSAAKDEEDAKSADDPRDGK; translated from the coding sequence ATGGCGCGCAAAGACAACGGTGCGAACGATGAGTCCCCGGAACCGCTCGTGTCCAAGGGCACGGCCGGCGAAGACATCGATGACCTCGGTGTGCCCGTCGACGACGACGTGGTCGAAGACGAGACCACCGCTGGCGACGTGATCGATGATGAGACGGCCGCCTCGGCGAAGAAGGGGCCGGCCGGGAAGGCGTCCGATGCGAAGGACGCGGACGAGTCCGGTGCCACCGCCGGCCTCGACGACGTGCCCTTCGAGCTCGCCGAGGACACTCCGGACCCCGACGAGCTGCCGGAGACCGGTCTGGTCTCGGAATTCGTCGACGTCGGCAATCGCCAGGCCGCGTGGCTCGTGTCGAACCGTGAGTCCACCACGGCCATGCGCAGCCCGTACTTCCTGGTCACGGCCGCCGTGATCATCCTCGGCGTGCTGGCCGCCATCATCTCCGGAATCGTCGCCGACGTGCAGAAGGACTCGGGCACCCCGACCATGGCGATGGTCGGAGTCGGCGAGCAGGCACAGATGTACGAGCAGCAGCTGGGCGTGAAGATCACCGATGCCAAGGATGCCCCCGCAGCCGAGAAGCTCGTGCGCGAAGGCAAGGTCGACGCCGCATTCATCCAGGACCCGAGCGGTCAGGGGCAGCCGACGATCATTGCGCTGGACAAGCAGCCCGAAGCACTGCTCGAGAAGCTCGCGCCGAAGACCGAAGCGACGCTGCTCAAGACGCCCGCCGTCGACGGTGCCGTGGCCACCCCGCTGCTGTGGGGAATGGTCGCACTCTCGCTCCTCGTCGTCGCCACTCTGGGCACCGCCCTGTACCAGAACCTGCGGCTGGAGAAGCGCAACCGGATCACCGAGATCATCGCGGCCACGATTCCGCCGCGCGCCTCGGCCTCGGGCCGGATCACCGGCATGCTGACGCTGGTCATCGTCCACCTCGTGGCCGCCGCCGTCGTCACCGAGCTCGGGCTCTCGCTGTCGGGCAAGACCTCCCTGGCCTTCGCCATGCTCCCGGGCCTCGGCTGGTTCGCCCTGACCCTGCTGCTCACCGCCTGGTCGGTATTCGCGCTGCTGGTCTGGGCATCGACCGTGGTCGGGTCCAAGGCCCGCGCCACCTTCGTCACGATCATCGGCGTCATCACCGTGGCGGGCTTCTTCGCACCGGTGATCATCGGCCCCTCGGGCACCGTCGCGAAGGTGCTGTCGTGGACGCCATTCACCTCGCCGCTGGGCATCGCCGGTCGTTCCTTCGCCGGTCAGGCCGCATGGTGGGAGGGCCTCGTCGCCGCCGGCATCGCTCTGGTCCTCGCCGTCATCCTCCACGCCCTGGCATCGGGTGCCTATGTGCGCTCGGTACTGTCCGGAGGCGGACGCGGCGGCAGGACCGTGAAGATGAGCAAACGCGCGCAGAAGGTCGGCGCCGCCGCCTCGACGCCGGGATCCGGCGCGAAAGATTCGCCCGCTTCGGCCGCGGACGATTCGGACGATTCGGACGAGGACGCAGAGTCAGCGATCGACGCGAAGTCGACTGCCGCCTCGGCGAAGGAATCGGATGCGAAGAAGTCGGATGTGAAATCCGCAGCGAAAGACGAAGAGGACGCGAAGTCGGCGGATGATCCCCGCGACGGCAAGTGA
- a CDS encoding TrmH family RNA methyltransferase, which translates to MTEGAEPQVGVGPWTGPWPVEEHFDPELLAEGDRRNVVDKYRYWKHDAIVADLDVSRHDFHVGVENWQHDLNIGSVVRTANAFNAAAVHIVGKRRWNRRGAMVTDKYQHVIHHPSVDDLLSWCSDNDVPLLGIDNFPDSVPLETYDLPKRCLLLFGQEGPGLSEEAHQASRDVLSIAQYGSTRSMNAAAAAAITMHSWIRRHVYDQPVN; encoded by the coding sequence GTGACCGAAGGCGCTGAACCGCAGGTGGGGGTCGGCCCATGGACCGGCCCTTGGCCTGTGGAAGAGCACTTCGATCCGGAGCTGCTGGCCGAGGGCGATCGACGCAACGTCGTCGACAAGTACCGGTATTGGAAGCATGATGCGATCGTGGCCGACCTCGATGTCTCGCGGCACGACTTCCATGTCGGAGTCGAGAACTGGCAGCACGACCTCAATATCGGTTCGGTCGTGCGCACTGCCAACGCCTTCAATGCCGCAGCCGTGCACATCGTCGGCAAACGCCGCTGGAACCGGCGCGGCGCGATGGTCACCGACAAGTATCAGCACGTCATCCACCATCCGAGCGTGGACGACCTGCTCAGCTGGTGCTCCGATAACGACGTGCCGCTGCTGGGCATCGACAACTTCCCGGACTCTGTACCGCTGGAGACCTACGACCTGCCCAAGCGCTGCCTGCTCCTCTTCGGGCAGGAAGGACCGGGGCTGAGCGAAGAAGCGCACCAAGCGAGCCGGGACGTGCTCTCGATCGCGCAGTACGGTTCGACCCGGTCGATGAATGCCGCGGCCGCCGCCGCGATCACCATGCACTCCTGGATCCGCCGCCACGTGTACGACCAACCCGTGAACTGA
- a CDS encoding acyl-CoA dehydrogenase family protein — translation MDLELNDIQQELASTLNKYLRTEYDIAQREEILRSEEGISREKWQAFAEMGLLGLAIPESYGGADMTFNEVAVVAEAFGRSLVLEPFLATAVLGANAVLLGGSEEQKQAILPGVAEGQTFLALAALEPGLRYAVDAPQTQVSGADGSFTLTGEKNNVLGGDVADHFVVTATQNGELGLYLVAADAEGLTRVAQRQADGLGSANLKLDGAAAQRLDAADANAVLSEVLDLGNAAIMAEAVGALEASLTMTAEYLKTREQFGAPIGANQALQHRAADLYAELEYARSMALYSRLAVTSEVPGAEKDRHRDVIAAKIIVDRAARNISQESIQMHGGIGMTMEYPIGHYAKRLTVMTRTFDDSDSLTAELAELGGLIEPHAADLS, via the coding sequence ATGGATCTTGAACTCAACGACATTCAGCAAGAACTCGCCAGCACACTGAACAAGTACCTGCGCACCGAGTACGACATCGCCCAGCGCGAAGAGATCCTTCGCAGCGAAGAGGGCATCTCCCGCGAGAAGTGGCAGGCCTTCGCCGAGATGGGCTTGCTCGGTCTCGCGATTCCCGAGTCCTACGGCGGAGCGGACATGACTTTCAATGAGGTGGCCGTGGTCGCCGAGGCGTTCGGTCGCTCGCTCGTGCTCGAACCGTTCCTGGCAACCGCAGTCCTCGGCGCCAACGCCGTTCTGCTCGGCGGCAGCGAGGAGCAGAAGCAGGCCATCCTGCCCGGTGTGGCGGAGGGACAGACCTTTCTCGCTCTCGCGGCTCTCGAGCCGGGCCTGCGTTACGCCGTCGACGCTCCGCAGACTCAGGTCTCCGGTGCCGACGGCAGCTTCACGCTCACCGGCGAGAAGAACAATGTGCTCGGCGGAGACGTCGCCGACCACTTCGTCGTCACTGCCACGCAGAACGGCGAACTGGGACTGTACCTCGTCGCCGCCGATGCCGAGGGTCTGACCCGAGTCGCTCAGCGTCAGGCCGATGGCCTCGGCAGCGCGAATCTCAAGCTCGACGGTGCGGCCGCGCAGCGTCTCGACGCCGCCGACGCCAACGCCGTCCTGTCCGAAGTCCTCGACTTGGGCAACGCCGCGATCATGGCGGAGGCCGTCGGTGCGCTCGAAGCCTCGCTGACGATGACCGCCGAGTACCTGAAGACCCGTGAGCAGTTCGGTGCTCCGATCGGTGCGAATCAGGCCCTGCAGCACCGTGCCGCAGACCTCTACGCCGAGCTGGAGTACGCGCGCAGCATGGCCCTGTACTCGCGTTTGGCCGTGACCTCCGAGGTCCCCGGGGCCGAGAAGGACCGTCATCGCGACGTGATCGCCGCGAAGATCATCGTCGACCGAGCCGCTCGCAACATCAGCCAGGAGTCGATCCAGATGCACGGCGGCATCGGCATGACCATGGAATACCCCATCGGCCACTACGCCAAGCGCCTGACGGTCATGACCCGCACCTTCGACGACTCGGACTCGCTGACCGCGGAACTCGCCGAATTGGGCGGACTCATCGAGCCCCACGCCGCCGACCTCAGCTGA
- a CDS encoding acyl-CoA dehydrogenase family protein, giving the protein MDTLLNAEEREFAQQMRQFYRTEIPEELRFKVATGQELSKEDMVTSQRILNQHGYAVPNWPVEWGGQDWTPVQRHIWLEEMQLACVPQPLPFNVSMVGPVIATFGSQEIKERFLPATANIDIWWSQGFSEPNAGSDLASLKTTAVRQGDKYIVNGQKTWTTLGQYGDWIFNLVRTDPDVKKQAGISFLLIDMKTPGVTVRPIQLIDGGHEVNEVFFDNVEVPVENLVGEENKGWTYAKFLLGNERTGIARIGGSKVNLARAKAYAAVTKTARGTLLDDPLFSARLTKIEAELTALEMTQLRILSTQASGSDKPDPRSSVLKLKGSQLQEDISELLVDVLGPQGLDFVSDRVQGQGLSDLPNGAIDALPGYFNTRKVTIYGGSSEVQRGIISKALLGL; this is encoded by the coding sequence ATGGACACCCTACTGAATGCAGAAGAGCGCGAGTTCGCGCAGCAGATGCGTCAGTTCTACCGCACGGAGATCCCTGAGGAACTCCGCTTCAAGGTCGCCACCGGCCAGGAGCTGAGCAAGGAAGACATGGTCACCTCGCAGCGCATCCTCAACCAGCACGGCTACGCCGTGCCGAACTGGCCGGTCGAATGGGGCGGCCAGGACTGGACTCCCGTGCAGCGTCACATCTGGCTCGAAGAGATGCAGCTGGCCTGCGTTCCGCAGCCGCTGCCGTTCAACGTCTCCATGGTCGGACCCGTCATCGCCACCTTCGGCTCGCAGGAGATCAAGGAACGCTTCCTGCCCGCCACCGCGAACATCGACATCTGGTGGTCGCAGGGATTCTCCGAGCCCAACGCCGGTTCGGACCTCGCCTCGCTCAAGACGACCGCAGTGCGCCAGGGCGATAAGTACATCGTCAACGGTCAGAAGACCTGGACGACCCTGGGTCAGTACGGGGACTGGATCTTCAACCTCGTGCGCACCGATCCGGATGTGAAGAAGCAGGCCGGCATCTCCTTCCTGCTCATCGACATGAAGACGCCCGGCGTCACCGTCCGTCCGATCCAGCTCATCGACGGCGGCCACGAGGTCAACGAAGTCTTCTTCGACAATGTCGAGGTGCCCGTTGAGAACCTCGTCGGCGAGGAGAACAAGGGCTGGACCTATGCGAAGTTCCTCCTCGGCAACGAGCGCACCGGAATCGCCCGCATCGGCGGCTCGAAGGTCAACCTCGCCCGTGCCAAGGCCTATGCCGCGGTGACGAAGACCGCTCGCGGCACCCTGCTCGACGATCCGCTGTTCTCCGCACGCCTGACGAAGATCGAAGCCGAACTCACCGCCCTCGAGATGACCCAGCTGAGGATCCTCTCCACCCAGGCCTCGGGATCCGACAAGCCGGATCCGCGCTCGTCGGTGCTCAAACTCAAGGGCTCCCAGCTGCAGGAGGACATCTCCGAACTCCTCGTCGACGTGCTCGGTCCGCAGGGTCTCGATTTCGTCTCCGACCGCGTGCAGGGCCAGGGCCTGTCCGACCTGCCCAATGGTGCCATCGACGCACTGCCCGGCTATTTCAACACCCGCAAGGTCACCATCTACGGCGGTTCGTCCGAGGTGCAGCGCGGAATCATCTCGAAAGCGCTGCTCGGTCTCTGA
- a CDS encoding ABC transporter permease, giving the protein MNLLAAHTDGGDRLVHGGAPVSPQPGHHRGAHERERHGRLGGGTLAGLGHLLRFMLRRDRLWLPIWVLALSALTAYFANAIAVVMDSDSLQAMTAFAKNPVMALITGPGYGLDQVTIPRFIVGMYGVFLMIGAALMSILTVSRHTRTEEQTGRAELVRAGVTGRHTQLVAALVLTVFMNLLLSAGMAAAFGLSQAEPDSWSATVLFTVGIGAVGCVFAAVTAVTVQLSAFARAASSMAGAVLALSFVLRGIGDMSHVSGGSLDWLSWLSPLGWAQQTAPFTLDRWWPLLYSVGLFMALVVAAAMLQSRRDLGAGIVAERLGRSQAGPLLSTPLGLALRLQASNLIWWSMSMLVMGVVFGSFTGPMDEGAAGMPPEILSIMGGRSGIVDGYLGYMALYFAIIVAAYAVIAAGGVRSEEASFHTEPVLATAVSRGGWLGSWAAVTLLGAGWLMAMAGLGEGVGAAMSMDDWSLLWPTLVGHLAQTPSIWALLGFAYLLYGFVPRLMSLSWIVFGASAVLALFGGLMQLDDVVLDLSLFTHIGQYPAQDLSAEAVAWFVGITAVLVGAGMVGFRRRDLVTA; this is encoded by the coding sequence ATGAATCTGCTGGCCGCACACACGGACGGCGGGGATCGCCTCGTTCACGGCGGCGCCCCCGTCTCACCGCAGCCCGGGCACCATCGCGGTGCACATGAACGGGAACGGCACGGCCGCCTCGGCGGCGGAACCCTGGCGGGGCTGGGCCATCTGCTGAGGTTCATGCTCCGGCGGGACCGGCTGTGGCTGCCGATCTGGGTGCTTGCGCTCTCCGCGCTCACCGCGTACTTCGCGAATGCGATCGCCGTGGTCATGGACTCGGATTCACTGCAGGCGATGACTGCGTTCGCGAAGAATCCGGTGATGGCGCTCATCACGGGGCCGGGCTACGGACTCGACCAGGTGACGATCCCACGTTTCATCGTCGGCATGTACGGGGTGTTCCTCATGATCGGGGCGGCCCTGATGTCGATCCTCACTGTCTCCCGTCACACTCGCACCGAGGAGCAGACTGGGCGGGCCGAACTCGTCCGTGCCGGGGTCACAGGTCGGCATACTCAGCTCGTTGCCGCCCTGGTGCTCACGGTGTTCATGAATCTTCTGCTCAGCGCGGGCATGGCGGCGGCGTTCGGGTTATCTCAGGCCGAACCGGACTCGTGGTCGGCGACGGTGCTGTTCACGGTCGGAATCGGGGCGGTGGGCTGTGTCTTCGCTGCGGTCACCGCGGTCACGGTGCAGCTGAGCGCGTTCGCCAGGGCCGCCTCGTCGATGGCCGGAGCGGTGCTCGCACTCAGCTTCGTCCTCCGCGGGATCGGCGATATGTCGCACGTCTCCGGTGGTTCGCTCGATTGGCTGTCGTGGCTCTCGCCCTTGGGGTGGGCGCAGCAGACGGCGCCGTTCACCCTCGACCGCTGGTGGCCGCTGCTGTATTCGGTCGGTCTTTTCATGGCCCTCGTCGTCGCGGCCGCGATGCTGCAGTCTCGTCGTGATCTGGGTGCCGGGATCGTCGCCGAACGGCTGGGCCGGTCGCAGGCGGGACCGCTGCTGTCGACGCCGCTGGGTCTGGCCCTGCGCCTGCAGGCCTCGAACCTGATCTGGTGGTCGATGAGCATGTTGGTCATGGGCGTGGTGTTCGGATCGTTCACCGGGCCCATGGACGAAGGAGCGGCGGGGATGCCGCCGGAGATCCTGTCGATCATGGGCGGTCGGTCCGGAATCGTCGACGGCTATCTCGGCTATATGGCTCTGTACTTCGCCATCATCGTTGCCGCCTATGCAGTCATCGCCGCGGGTGGGGTGCGGTCCGAAGAAGCGTCATTCCACACCGAGCCGGTGCTCGCGACAGCGGTCTCGCGCGGCGGGTGGCTGGGCTCCTGGGCAGCCGTGACACTGCTTGGAGCCGGTTGGCTGATGGCCATGGCCGGCCTCGGTGAAGGTGTGGGAGCCGCCATGTCGATGGACGACTGGTCTCTGCTGTGGCCGACCCTGGTCGGCCACCTCGCTCAGACGCCGTCGATCTGGGCGCTGCTCGGGTTCGCCTACCTGCTCTACGGCTTCGTCCCGCGGCTGATGAGCCTGAGCTGGATCGTCTTCGGCGCCTCGGCGGTGCTCGCCCTCTTCGGCGGGCTGATGCAGCTCGACGACGTTGTCCTCGATCTGTCCCTGTTCACCCATATCGGCCAATACCCGGCCCAGGATCTCTCCGCCGAGGCGGTCGCGTGGTTCGTCGGGATCACTGCGGTTCTCGTCGGGGCGGGGATGGTCGGATTCCGGAGGCGGGACCTCGTCACGGCGTGA
- a CDS encoding ABC transporter ATP-binding protein, translated as MSTLTSARRTDDGGASASAAISIREVVKTYGRVHALDGLDLEVARGEVHGFLGPNGAGKSTTIRILLGILRHNSGTVRLLGEDPWSEAVALHRRLAYVPGDVELWPGLTGGEAIDLFARLRGGVDRSRRDELIERFDLDPRKKGRTYSKGNRQKVALISALASDVELLLLDEPTAGLDPLMEAVFQDCICEAKEAGRTVLLSSHILAQVEALADRVSIIRSGRIVETGTLSELRHLSRTTITVGLEHDVPALAEMTGVHDLVREGSRLHFSADTAQLPRIMRALGEHDVESLTATPPTLEQLLLRHYGKEES; from the coding sequence ATGAGCACATTGACCAGCGCCCGCCGCACCGACGACGGCGGAGCCTCCGCCTCGGCGGCGATCTCGATACGAGAGGTCGTGAAAACCTATGGACGCGTCCACGCACTCGACGGCCTCGACCTCGAGGTCGCCCGCGGCGAGGTCCACGGCTTCCTCGGCCCCAACGGCGCCGGCAAGTCGACGACGATCCGAATCCTGCTCGGAATCCTGCGGCACAACTCCGGTACGGTGCGCCTCCTCGGCGAGGATCCCTGGTCGGAGGCGGTTGCCCTGCACCGGCGACTGGCCTATGTTCCCGGCGATGTGGAACTGTGGCCGGGGCTGACCGGCGGGGAGGCGATCGACCTGTTCGCCCGGCTGCGCGGAGGGGTCGACAGAAGCCGCCGCGACGAGCTCATCGAGCGCTTCGACCTCGACCCTCGGAAGAAGGGCCGGACCTATTCGAAGGGCAACCGGCAGAAGGTTGCCCTCATCTCCGCACTGGCCTCGGACGTCGAACTGCTGCTCCTCGACGAGCCGACGGCGGGGCTCGACCCGCTCATGGAAGCGGTGTTCCAGGACTGCATCTGCGAGGCGAAGGAGGCCGGTCGCACGGTGCTGCTCTCCAGCCACATCCTCGCCCAGGTCGAGGCTCTGGCCGATCGGGTGTCGATCATCCGCTCCGGTCGCATCGTCGAGACGGGAACTCTGTCGGAGCTGCGACACCTGTCGCGGACGACGATCACCGTCGGACTCGAACACGATGTGCCCGCCCTGGCAGAGATGACCGGTGTCCACGACCTCGTGCGCGAAGGATCACGGCTGCACTTCAGCGCCGATACGGCGCAGCTGCCCCGGATCATGCGGGCGCTCGGCGAACACGATGTCGAATCGCTCACCGCGACCCCGCCGACGCTCGAACAGCTGCTGCTGCGTCACTACGGCAAGGAGGAGTCATGA
- a CDS encoding TetR/AcrR family transcriptional regulator: MRSSDPDSDSRRSPNSSPETAEKILSAAVAEFAHHGFTKTTVRGIAAAAEVSPGLVIHHFGSKDGLRSACDEHVFERIAESKAKNAGYAAMAVQMMFDDPEMSTAVDYLVKSLLDPSEHGQRYFDHYVDLVETYITDGFAGYTFRQSEDPRGQAATIAVMALAPSILEHRLHSVLGTEDTTGMMTRLAPHLLDLYLHGALESVPEDSQLGDEEP, encoded by the coding sequence ATGCGTTCAAGTGATCCGGATTCCGACTCCCGCCGCTCTCCGAACTCCTCGCCCGAGACGGCGGAGAAGATCCTCTCTGCCGCCGTCGCCGAGTTCGCCCACCACGGGTTCACGAAGACGACGGTCCGCGGCATCGCCGCTGCAGCCGAGGTCTCCCCCGGATTGGTCATCCACCATTTCGGGTCGAAGGACGGACTGCGCAGCGCCTGCGACGAGCACGTGTTCGAACGGATCGCCGAGTCGAAGGCGAAGAACGCCGGCTACGCCGCCATGGCCGTGCAGATGATGTTCGACGATCCTGAGATGTCCACCGCTGTCGACTACCTGGTCAAGTCCCTGCTCGACCCGAGTGAGCACGGTCAGCGGTACTTCGACCACTACGTCGACCTCGTCGAGACCTATATCACCGACGGCTTCGCCGGATACACCTTCCGACAGAGCGAGGACCCTCGCGGGCAGGCGGCGACCATCGCGGTCATGGCTCTGGCCCCCTCCATCCTCGAACACCGCCTGCATTCGGTTCTCGGCACCGAAGACACCACCGGCATGATGACCCGACTCGCCCCGCATCTGCTCGACCTCTACCTGCACGGTGCCCTCGAGTCCGTCCCCGAAGACTCTCAACTAGGAGATGAGGAACCATGA
- a CDS encoding ArsR/SmtB family transcription factor produces MKGLLDDEADALFQALADRTRRDIVRRVAGEGLSVSDLAAGYDMSFAAVQKHVAVLERAGLVTKRRVGKRQIAHAEVGSLRTIRSMLAELEDQWVERVQRIDDLLAGDQQAGS; encoded by the coding sequence ATGAAAGGACTTCTCGATGACGAGGCGGATGCGCTCTTCCAGGCATTGGCCGACCGCACCCGGCGCGATATCGTGCGCCGAGTCGCAGGGGAGGGACTTTCCGTGTCCGATCTGGCCGCCGGCTACGACATGAGCTTCGCCGCAGTGCAGAAGCACGTCGCGGTCCTCGAACGTGCAGGACTGGTGACGAAGCGCCGAGTCGGCAAGCGGCAGATCGCTCACGCAGAGGTGGGTTCGCTTCGCACCATCAGGAGCATGCTCGCCGAGCTCGAAGACCAGTGGGTCGAACGAGTGCAGAGAATCGACGACCTTCTGGCCGGGGACCAACAGGCCGGGTCGTGA
- a CDS encoding SRPBCC family protein, with protein MPVTDTMQNEETLTLTIVAEFAAPVERVWEVYADPRQLEQIWGPPTYPATVVDHALEPGGRVTYFMTSPEWEKFCGLWELTSVDRPKRLEFRDYFADEDFTVVDSMPGSSCIYSFEAIETGTRATYESVFDSVEGLRTVLEMGVIEGSTGAINQIDDLLARG; from the coding sequence ATGCCTGTCACCGACACAATGCAAAACGAAGAGACACTGACGCTGACGATCGTCGCCGAATTCGCGGCGCCGGTCGAGCGGGTGTGGGAGGTCTACGCCGACCCCCGCCAGCTCGAGCAGATCTGGGGTCCTCCGACGTACCCTGCCACGGTCGTCGACCATGCGCTCGAACCCGGCGGCAGAGTCACGTACTTCATGACGAGTCCGGAGTGGGAGAAGTTCTGCGGACTGTGGGAGCTGACCTCAGTCGATCGTCCGAAGCGACTGGAGTTCCGCGACTACTTCGCCGATGAGGACTTCACCGTCGTCGATTCGATGCCCGGAAGCAGCTGCATCTACAGCTTCGAAGCGATCGAGACCGGCACCCGTGCCACCTACGAATCGGTCTTCGACTCGGTCGAAGGACTGCGCACCGTGCTGGAGATGGGTGTCATCGAAGGCTCGACCGGCGCGATCAACCAGATCGACGACCTGCTGGCCCGCGGCTGA
- a CDS encoding MFS transporter produces the protein MASTLTSPGSSTGSGNRLRIFNWALWDWGSASFNAVIITFVFAPYLTKSVAATEEAGSSALGWSMAAAGFVIAVIAPAAGTRADAGGRHRLWLGVHTGIVVLTMFGLFFVRDSPDYLWLGLLLLAVGSVFFEFAEVSYNGIMVRITDPGNVGKVSGFGWGMGYVGGLVLLVILLVLVIQPEVGFLGASDEEGLRFRIVAVLSAVWFAIFALPVLFSAPGAKAKGTSGGHPIRAFLSDYAGLVRRLIRMWSTEHQTLRFFIASAVFRDGLAAIFSFAGVLAAGSYGFSASEIIILGVAANVAAGAGAMIAGWFDDRLGPKPVIIAGLIVIILGGLPILFSAEAAVFWVCALILSFCVGPVQASSRSFLARITPPESAGENFGLYATTGRAVSFLGPAMFALAITIFGFQRAGTLGILIVLAIGLALIIPVRPDAPARSMQARLQG, from the coding sequence ATGGCCTCGACGCTGACTTCACCCGGTTCGAGCACCGGTTCGGGCAATCGCCTGCGCATCTTCAATTGGGCGCTGTGGGACTGGGGTTCGGCGTCCTTCAACGCTGTGATCATCACCTTCGTCTTCGCTCCATATCTGACGAAGTCCGTCGCCGCGACCGAGGAGGCCGGCTCCTCGGCTCTGGGCTGGTCGATGGCCGCAGCCGGTTTCGTCATCGCCGTCATCGCTCCGGCGGCCGGCACGCGAGCCGACGCCGGGGGACGCCATCGCCTGTGGCTGGGCGTGCACACCGGGATCGTCGTGCTCACGATGTTCGGACTCTTCTTCGTCCGCGACTCCCCCGACTACCTGTGGCTGGGCCTGCTTCTCCTGGCCGTGGGCAGCGTCTTCTTCGAATTCGCCGAGGTGTCCTACAACGGCATCATGGTCCGCATCACCGACCCCGGCAACGTCGGCAAGGTCTCCGGATTCGGCTGGGGCATGGGCTACGTCGGTGGGCTGGTCCTCCTCGTCATCCTCCTCGTCCTCGTCATCCAACCCGAGGTCGGCTTCCTCGGCGCCAGCGACGAGGAGGGGCTGCGGTTCCGCATCGTCGCGGTGCTGTCCGCCGTGTGGTTCGCGATCTTCGCGCTCCCCGTCCTGTTCTCGGCACCGGGAGCGAAGGCCAAGGGCACCTCGGGAGGGCATCCGATCCGGGCGTTCCTCTCCGACTATGCGGGCCTCGTCCGACGCCTGATCCGGATGTGGTCGACCGAGCATCAGACGCTGCGGTTCTTCATCGCCTCGGCGGTCTTCCGGGACGGTCTCGCCGCGATCTTCTCCTTCGCGGGCGTCCTCGCGGCCGGCAGCTACGGCTTCTCCGCCTCGGAGATCATCATCCTCGGTGTGGCCGCGAACGTCGCTGCGGGCGCCGGGGCGATGATCGCCGGATGGTTCGATGATCGGCTCGGGCCGAAGCCCGTCATCATCGCCGGCCTCATCGTCATCATCTTAGGCGGGCTGCCGATCCTCTTCAGCGCCGAGGCGGCCGTGTTCTGGGTCTGCGCCCTGATCCTGAGCTTCTGCGTCGGTCCGGTTCAGGCATCGAGCCGGTCGTTCCTGGCACGGATCACCCCGCCGGAATCGGCCGGGGAGAACTTCGGGCTCTACGCCACGACGGGACGGGCCGTGAGCTTCCTCGGTCCGGCCATGTTCGCGCTGGCGATCACGATCTTCGGCTTCCAGCGGGCGGGGACGCTGGGCATCCTCATCGTTCTGGCCATCGGCCTGGCTCTCATCATCCCCGTCCGACCCGACGCCCCGGCGCGCTCCATGCAGGCCCGGCTGCAGGGCTGA